Proteins encoded by one window of Manihot esculenta cultivar AM560-2 chromosome 10, M.esculenta_v8, whole genome shotgun sequence:
- the LOC110624080 gene encoding uncharacterized protein LOC110624080, giving the protein MTVGIISWILSVAILHQIGSPKPVAAVCQLSFVDGQKLFNFSLTSPLTKFPHGVISEDGFYKVAVNESVLWFQLCNGMVFNHDQPRCVGCLDCGGPSRCGMKCSALVANNIEGYDVCTTIGHFSSTVTGIIDEQNPQKGVIVKMSNNVKTSSGSENCSLSVSVICNSNGAQGPHSLKKLGVCDYSAVLQHPSGCAVVVSVHGKGWGWFGTLLIIILCLFGGYMLVGAVYRYFFLGIRGLDIIPNLDFWARLPQRIQSYCAALVRKFRGPTEGYRSSYSPVNF; this is encoded by the exons ATGACAGTAGGAATCATTTCTTGGATACTCTCTGTAGCGATTCTACACCAAATTGGGTCTCCAAAGCCAGTGGCTGCAGTCTGTCAACTCAGTTTTGTTGACGGGCAGAAGCTTTTCAACTTCAGTTTAACGTCTCCTCTCACGAAATTCCCTCATGGTGTAATCAGCGAAGATGG GTTTTATAAGGTGGCAGTAAATGAATCCGTGCTTTGGTTTCAG CTATGCAATGGAATGGTTTTTAATCACGATCAGCCTAGATGTGTCGGCTGCCTG GATTGTGGGGGGCCATCACGTTGTGGCATGAAATGTAGTGCACTTGTGGCAAACAACATAGAAG GTTATGATGTATGCACTACTATTGGACACTTCTCAAGTACTGTCACTGGCATCATTG ATGAGCAGAATCCTCAAAAGGGTGTCATTGTTAAGATGTCAAATAATGTGAAGACGTCCTCTGGCTCTGAGAATTGTTCGCTCTCTGTATCTGTCATTTGCAATTCAAATGGTGCTCAA GGGCCACATTCACTGAAGAAATTAGGGGTCTGCGATTAT TCTGCAGTACTGCAACATCCTTCTGGTTGTGCCGTAGTTGTATCTGTTCATGGGAAAGGATGGGGCTGGTTTGGCACCTTGTTAATCAT TATCTTATGCCTTTTTGGAGGGTATATGTTGGTTGGTGCAGTTTATCGATACTTCTTCCTTGGGATTCGTGGGTTAGAT ATAATTCCAAACTTGGATTTTTGGGCCAGATTGCCTCAGAGAATACAG
- the LOC110624700 gene encoding putative disease resistance protein RGA4 isoform X2: MADIVLSFVVEGTLARVVSLITEEIILQWNLKEDLKRLQESLAMIHDVLQDAEEQQVTQKAVKRWLKKLRDVAYDAEDVIDEFAYEILRRKVEIQDQPGNEVRSFFSFSKGTQYVKKAAFHVKMSHKVKNINESLDKIKKEAAEFGLKVITVDRLPQISLDRVTDSYLDNSQVVGREDDVSKIVNLLTTSCNQPLTVVPIVGMAGLGKTTVAKLVCKAAKEKKLYDVTMWVCVSDNFDEQRILGEMLQTLDKNTGGMTNKDAILKHLEKELEMKRFLLILDDVWNEESEKWESLKSRLLTICGSKGNAIVVTTRSELVASIVETSLHCRHKIRELLNDECWFIIKERVFGSGGASIPSDLEAIGREIAERCRGVPLAARVLGGTMRIKRDKKDWLSIQESKVWEVSGYNDRILPILKLSFDHLPSSLKACFAYCSIFPKDFCIEKEQLVQLWMAEGFLGTSSESSLMEAIGNKYFNDLLVNSFFQDVERNVYERIRSCKMHDLVHDLALSVSNETMALEACSNLDDMSQIRRLNLICGGKPAPALPKGGSGKLRSFFAKDVLLYDESWKFKRLRTLNLVGSGIRELPFSIGKLKHLRYLDVSWTEIAAFPDSITKLYNLMTLRLIMPANVGCLTSLQTLPLFVLGPDRGGAIQELECLNELRGNLAIINLEHVKDKQEAEKANLQEKKGLVALRLTWSSSREDNYNDEGVLEGLQPHSNIESLEIESYGGEKFPSWLLMNISTHSNSLHLNNLVRLELKFCENCEQIPKLGLLPHLKILMIARLVNVKRISNEFYYSNGSEIANDACRLFPVLKEFSLAFMNGLVEWMVPDVVREGCTIAFPCLGSLTIRWCHQLTSLPISYLSSLTKLKINGCGGLSYLCDVLHAFTSLEELSLLDCHKLVSIPSIQGLTSLKNLEIVACYNIVSLPSGLQSCTSLEKLTITSCSKLMSIHKDLQELRSLVYLYISNCPSLASSPPDDCLSFLTQLKQLTIGSEELKAFPGLESIKESLEELVLICGKKELKSLPSQLQNLTALKALQIVNFTAVEAFPEWLGNLKSLEKLEIGGCENLMYLPTTMQDLCKLKRLKIYGCPLLQERCAKKGGSEWPKISHIPEIIISQFR, encoded by the exons atGGCTGACATTGTCCTGAGTTTTGTAGTCGAGGGGACACTAGCCAGGGTTGTTTCCCTTATCACTGAAGAGATCATCCTTCAGTGGAATCTCAAGGAGGACCTGAAAAGGCTTCAGGAGTCGCTAGCCATGATTCATGATGTCCTACAAGATGCAGAAGAGCAACAGGTGACTCAGAAAGCTGTGAAACGTTGGCTGAAAAAGCTCAGAGATGTAGCCTATGATGCTGAAGATGTGATTGATGAGTTTGCTTATGAGATTCTTCGGCGAAAGGTGGAGATCCAGGACCAACCAGGGAATGAGGTACGCAGcttcttttcattttctaaagGTACTCAGTATGTAAAGAAGGCTGCATTTCATGTTAAAATGTCCCATAAGGTGAAGAATATAAACGAGTCAttggataaaataaaaaaggaagcaGCTGAATTTGGACTCAAAGTTATAACTGTGGATAGGTTGCCTCAAATAAGTCTGGACCGAGTGACAGACTCCTACCTTGATAACTCCCAAGTTGTGGGAAGGGAAGATGATGTGTCTAAAATTGTGAACTTACTGACCACCTCTTGCAATCAGCCTCTCACTGTAGTTCCTATAGTGGGCATGGCTGGTCTTGGAAAGACAACTGTGGCAAAACTGGTATGTAAAGCAGCAAAGGAGAAGAAACTTTATGATGTGACTATGTGGGTCTGTGTTTCTGATAATTTTGATGAGCAGAGAATTTTAGGAGAAATGTTACAAACTCTTGACAAAAACACAGGTGGAATGACCAACAAGGATGCAATACTTAAACATCTGGAGAAAGAGCTGGAAATGAAAAGATTTCTGCTCATACTTGATGATGTCTGGAATGAGGAATCTGAGAAATGGGAGAGTTTGAAGAGTCGTTTGTTAACAATTTGTGGGAGCAAAGGAAACGCCATTGTTGTTACCACTCGTAGTGAGCTGGTGGCATCAATAGTAGAGACTTCTCTCCACTGCAGACATAAAATAAGAGAACTATTGAATGATGAATGCTGGTTCATTATCAAAGAACGAGTCTTTGGAAGTGGGGGAGCATCAATACCCTCTGATTTGGAGGCTATTGGAAGGGAGATTGCCGAAAGATGCAGAGGTGTGCCACTAGCTGCAAGAGTCTTAGGTGGGACAATGCGTATTAAAAGGGACAAAAAAGATTGGTTGTCAATTCAAGAAAGCAAGGTTTGGGAGGTATCAGGATATAATGACAGGATTTTGCCTATATTGAAACTAAGTTTTGATCACTTGCCTTCATCTTTGAAGGCATGTTTTGCGTACTGTTCAATTTTTCCTAAAGATTTTTGTATTGAGAAGGAGCAATTAGTCCAGCTTTGGATGGCTGAAGGATTTTTGGGGACCTCGAGTgaaagttcattgatggaagCTATTGGTAACAAGTATTTTAACGACTTGCTTGTCAATTCATTCTTCCAAGATGTGGAAAGGAATGTGTATGAAAGAATAAGAAGTTGTAAGATGCATGACCTTGTACACGATCTTGCTCTCTCTGTTTCAAATGAAACAATGGCTCTGGAGGCTTGTTCAAATCTAGATGATATGTCACAAATTCGTCGGTTGAATCTTATTTGTGGAGGGAAACCAGCACCAGCATTGCCAAAGGGTGGTTCAGGAAAACTGAGATCTTTCTTTGCAAAGGATGTTTTGCTCTACGATGAATCTTGGAAGTTCAAAAGGTTGCGGACACTAAACTTGGTTGGTTCTGGTATTAGAGAGTTGCCATTTTCAATTGGCAAGTTAAAACATTTGAGATACCTTGATGTCTCATGGACTGAAATTGCAGCATTCCCTGATTCCATCACCAAGCTTTACAATTTGATGACACTTAGACTAATT ATGCCAGCTAATGTGGGATGCTTAACTAGTTTGCAAACGTTGCCATTATTTGTCCTCGGACCAGACAGGGGCGGTGCCATTCAAGAACTAGAATGCTTAAATGAATTAAGAGGGAATTTGGCAATCATCAATCTTGAGCATGTCAAAGACAAACAAGAAGCTGAAAAAGCAAACCTGCAAGAAAAAAAAGGATTGGTTGCATTGCGATTGACATGGAGCTCAAGTAGAGAGGACAATTATAATGATGAGGGTGTCTTGGAAGGCCTTCAGCCTCATTCAAACATAGAAAGCCTGGAGATTGAGAGTTATGGTGGAGAAAAATTCCCATCATGGCTGTTGATGAACATTTCTACTCACAGTAATTCTTTGCATCTGAATAATTTGGTGAGGCTGGAATTGAAATTCTGCGAGAACTGTGAACAAATCCCGAAACTTGGACTTCTTCCTCATCTTAAAATCCTGATGATAGCCAGGTTGGTCAATGTAAAGCGCATCAGTAATGAGTTCTACTACAGCAATGGCAGTGAAATAGCCAACGATGCATGCAGACTTTTTCCTGTCTTAAAAGAATTTTCTCTAGCTTTTATGAATGGCCTAGTTGAATGGATGGTACCGGATGTGGTCAGAGAAGGCTGCACAATTGCATTTCCTTGTCTTGGAAGTTTGACCATTAGATGGTGTCATCAGTTGACAAGCCTACCAATAAGCTACCTTTCATCGCTCACAAAACTGAAGATCAATGGCTGCGGTGGACTGAGTTATTTATGTGATGTACTTCATGCCTTCACTTCTCTTGAAGAATTATCATTATTAGATTGTCACAAGTTGGTGTCCATTCCAAGCATTCAGGGCCTCACATCTCTTAAAAATCTAGAAATTGTTGCGTGTTATAACATAGTATCTCTTCCAAGTGGGCTACAATCCTGCACTTCTCTGGAGAAATTGACTATAACAAGCTGCTCAAAGCTAATGTCAATTCATAAAGACTTGCAGGAACTGCGATCTCTTGTTTATTTGTACATATCAAATTGTCCAAGTTTGGCTAGCTCTCCTCCAGACGACTGCTTAAGCTTCCTCACTCAATTGAAGCAACTAACAATTGGCTCTGAAGAATTGAAGGCTTTCCCTGGTCTAGAATCAATCAAAGAATCCCTGGAAGAGTTAGTGCTGATATGCGGGAAGAAGGAACTCAAGTCTCTGCCAAGCCAACTTCAGAACCTCACTGCACTGAAGGCATTGCAGATTGTCAATTTCACCGCAGTGGAAGCTTTTCCAGAGTGGTTGGGAAATCTTAAATCTCTTGAAAAGCTGGAAATTGGGGGATGTGAGAACCTGATGTATCTACCCACAACAATGCAAGATCTCTGCAAATTAAAGAGGCTGAAAATTTATGGCTGTCCCTTGCTTCAGGAAAGGTGCGCCAAGAAGGGTGGGTCTGAGTGGCCCAAGATTTCTCATATACCAGAAATCATTATCAGTCAATTCAGATGA
- the LOC110624700 gene encoding putative disease resistance protein RGA4 isoform X1 yields MADIVLSFVVEGTLARVVSLITEEIILQWNLKEDLKRLQESLAMIHDVLQDAEEQQVTQKAVKRWLKKLRDVAYDAEDVIDEFAYEILRRKVEIQDQPGNEVRSFFSFSKGTQYVKKAAFHVKMSHKVKNINESLDKIKKEAAEFGLKVITVDRLPQISLDRVTDSYLDNSQVVGREDDVSKIVNLLTTSCNQPLTVVPIVGMAGLGKTTVAKLVCKAAKEKKLYDVTMWVCVSDNFDEQRILGEMLQTLDKNTGGMTNKDAILKHLEKELEMKRFLLILDDVWNEESEKWESLKSRLLTICGSKGNAIVVTTRSELVASIVETSLHCRHKIRELLNDECWFIIKERVFGSGGASIPSDLEAIGREIAERCRGVPLAARVLGGTMRIKRDKKDWLSIQESKVWEVSGYNDRILPILKLSFDHLPSSLKACFAYCSIFPKDFCIEKEQLVQLWMAEGFLGTSSESSLMEAIGNKYFNDLLVNSFFQDVERNVYERIRSCKMHDLVHDLALSVSNETMALEACSNLDDMSQIRRLNLICGGKPAPALPKGGSGKLRSFFAKDVLLYDESWKFKRLRTLNLVGSGIRELPFSIGKLKHLRYLDVSWTEIAAFPDSITKLYNLMTLRLIVCTSLKKLPENIKNLISLRHIDFSYGVQMPANVGCLTSLQTLPLFVLGPDRGGAIQELECLNELRGNLAIINLEHVKDKQEAEKANLQEKKGLVALRLTWSSSREDNYNDEGVLEGLQPHSNIESLEIESYGGEKFPSWLLMNISTHSNSLHLNNLVRLELKFCENCEQIPKLGLLPHLKILMIARLVNVKRISNEFYYSNGSEIANDACRLFPVLKEFSLAFMNGLVEWMVPDVVREGCTIAFPCLGSLTIRWCHQLTSLPISYLSSLTKLKINGCGGLSYLCDVLHAFTSLEELSLLDCHKLVSIPSIQGLTSLKNLEIVACYNIVSLPSGLQSCTSLEKLTITSCSKLMSIHKDLQELRSLVYLYISNCPSLASSPPDDCLSFLTQLKQLTIGSEELKAFPGLESIKESLEELVLICGKKELKSLPSQLQNLTALKALQIVNFTAVEAFPEWLGNLKSLEKLEIGGCENLMYLPTTMQDLCKLKRLKIYGCPLLQERCAKKGGSEWPKISHIPEIIISQFR; encoded by the coding sequence atGGCTGACATTGTCCTGAGTTTTGTAGTCGAGGGGACACTAGCCAGGGTTGTTTCCCTTATCACTGAAGAGATCATCCTTCAGTGGAATCTCAAGGAGGACCTGAAAAGGCTTCAGGAGTCGCTAGCCATGATTCATGATGTCCTACAAGATGCAGAAGAGCAACAGGTGACTCAGAAAGCTGTGAAACGTTGGCTGAAAAAGCTCAGAGATGTAGCCTATGATGCTGAAGATGTGATTGATGAGTTTGCTTATGAGATTCTTCGGCGAAAGGTGGAGATCCAGGACCAACCAGGGAATGAGGTACGCAGcttcttttcattttctaaagGTACTCAGTATGTAAAGAAGGCTGCATTTCATGTTAAAATGTCCCATAAGGTGAAGAATATAAACGAGTCAttggataaaataaaaaaggaagcaGCTGAATTTGGACTCAAAGTTATAACTGTGGATAGGTTGCCTCAAATAAGTCTGGACCGAGTGACAGACTCCTACCTTGATAACTCCCAAGTTGTGGGAAGGGAAGATGATGTGTCTAAAATTGTGAACTTACTGACCACCTCTTGCAATCAGCCTCTCACTGTAGTTCCTATAGTGGGCATGGCTGGTCTTGGAAAGACAACTGTGGCAAAACTGGTATGTAAAGCAGCAAAGGAGAAGAAACTTTATGATGTGACTATGTGGGTCTGTGTTTCTGATAATTTTGATGAGCAGAGAATTTTAGGAGAAATGTTACAAACTCTTGACAAAAACACAGGTGGAATGACCAACAAGGATGCAATACTTAAACATCTGGAGAAAGAGCTGGAAATGAAAAGATTTCTGCTCATACTTGATGATGTCTGGAATGAGGAATCTGAGAAATGGGAGAGTTTGAAGAGTCGTTTGTTAACAATTTGTGGGAGCAAAGGAAACGCCATTGTTGTTACCACTCGTAGTGAGCTGGTGGCATCAATAGTAGAGACTTCTCTCCACTGCAGACATAAAATAAGAGAACTATTGAATGATGAATGCTGGTTCATTATCAAAGAACGAGTCTTTGGAAGTGGGGGAGCATCAATACCCTCTGATTTGGAGGCTATTGGAAGGGAGATTGCCGAAAGATGCAGAGGTGTGCCACTAGCTGCAAGAGTCTTAGGTGGGACAATGCGTATTAAAAGGGACAAAAAAGATTGGTTGTCAATTCAAGAAAGCAAGGTTTGGGAGGTATCAGGATATAATGACAGGATTTTGCCTATATTGAAACTAAGTTTTGATCACTTGCCTTCATCTTTGAAGGCATGTTTTGCGTACTGTTCAATTTTTCCTAAAGATTTTTGTATTGAGAAGGAGCAATTAGTCCAGCTTTGGATGGCTGAAGGATTTTTGGGGACCTCGAGTgaaagttcattgatggaagCTATTGGTAACAAGTATTTTAACGACTTGCTTGTCAATTCATTCTTCCAAGATGTGGAAAGGAATGTGTATGAAAGAATAAGAAGTTGTAAGATGCATGACCTTGTACACGATCTTGCTCTCTCTGTTTCAAATGAAACAATGGCTCTGGAGGCTTGTTCAAATCTAGATGATATGTCACAAATTCGTCGGTTGAATCTTATTTGTGGAGGGAAACCAGCACCAGCATTGCCAAAGGGTGGTTCAGGAAAACTGAGATCTTTCTTTGCAAAGGATGTTTTGCTCTACGATGAATCTTGGAAGTTCAAAAGGTTGCGGACACTAAACTTGGTTGGTTCTGGTATTAGAGAGTTGCCATTTTCAATTGGCAAGTTAAAACATTTGAGATACCTTGATGTCTCATGGACTGAAATTGCAGCATTCCCTGATTCCATCACCAAGCTTTACAATTTGATGACACTTAGACTAATTGTATGTACATCACTTAAAAAGCTTcctgaaaatattaaaaacttgaTCAGTTTGAGGCACATTGACTTTTCTTATGGTGTCCAGATGCCAGCTAATGTGGGATGCTTAACTAGTTTGCAAACGTTGCCATTATTTGTCCTCGGACCAGACAGGGGCGGTGCCATTCAAGAACTAGAATGCTTAAATGAATTAAGAGGGAATTTGGCAATCATCAATCTTGAGCATGTCAAAGACAAACAAGAAGCTGAAAAAGCAAACCTGCAAGAAAAAAAAGGATTGGTTGCATTGCGATTGACATGGAGCTCAAGTAGAGAGGACAATTATAATGATGAGGGTGTCTTGGAAGGCCTTCAGCCTCATTCAAACATAGAAAGCCTGGAGATTGAGAGTTATGGTGGAGAAAAATTCCCATCATGGCTGTTGATGAACATTTCTACTCACAGTAATTCTTTGCATCTGAATAATTTGGTGAGGCTGGAATTGAAATTCTGCGAGAACTGTGAACAAATCCCGAAACTTGGACTTCTTCCTCATCTTAAAATCCTGATGATAGCCAGGTTGGTCAATGTAAAGCGCATCAGTAATGAGTTCTACTACAGCAATGGCAGTGAAATAGCCAACGATGCATGCAGACTTTTTCCTGTCTTAAAAGAATTTTCTCTAGCTTTTATGAATGGCCTAGTTGAATGGATGGTACCGGATGTGGTCAGAGAAGGCTGCACAATTGCATTTCCTTGTCTTGGAAGTTTGACCATTAGATGGTGTCATCAGTTGACAAGCCTACCAATAAGCTACCTTTCATCGCTCACAAAACTGAAGATCAATGGCTGCGGTGGACTGAGTTATTTATGTGATGTACTTCATGCCTTCACTTCTCTTGAAGAATTATCATTATTAGATTGTCACAAGTTGGTGTCCATTCCAAGCATTCAGGGCCTCACATCTCTTAAAAATCTAGAAATTGTTGCGTGTTATAACATAGTATCTCTTCCAAGTGGGCTACAATCCTGCACTTCTCTGGAGAAATTGACTATAACAAGCTGCTCAAAGCTAATGTCAATTCATAAAGACTTGCAGGAACTGCGATCTCTTGTTTATTTGTACATATCAAATTGTCCAAGTTTGGCTAGCTCTCCTCCAGACGACTGCTTAAGCTTCCTCACTCAATTGAAGCAACTAACAATTGGCTCTGAAGAATTGAAGGCTTTCCCTGGTCTAGAATCAATCAAAGAATCCCTGGAAGAGTTAGTGCTGATATGCGGGAAGAAGGAACTCAAGTCTCTGCCAAGCCAACTTCAGAACCTCACTGCACTGAAGGCATTGCAGATTGTCAATTTCACCGCAGTGGAAGCTTTTCCAGAGTGGTTGGGAAATCTTAAATCTCTTGAAAAGCTGGAAATTGGGGGATGTGAGAACCTGATGTATCTACCCACAACAATGCAAGATCTCTGCAAATTAAAGAGGCTGAAAATTTATGGCTGTCCCTTGCTTCAGGAAAGGTGCGCCAAGAAGGGTGGGTCTGAGTGGCCCAAGATTTCTCATATACCAGAAATCATTATCAGTCAATTCAGATGA